A single window of Rhizobium sp. CCGE531 DNA harbors:
- a CDS encoding methyltransferase domain-containing protein, with protein MRNSLKCLRALANLGTAIHEYERVCDLGCGSGAFSLAFAYLADNPNLELRGLDASETQLLLGEELMSAAALPGRFRFERRNLPAQIGYRPDLTISSYWFCENEHVIADPALFDLMVGREMLIVDYEKIIDRIATSLPRGFHALARHSALVEIPTALTDFVAQEWASVYSIHISRTTD; from the coding sequence ATGCGAAATTCTCTGAAGTGCCTGCGGGCGCTCGCTAACCTCGGAACTGCCATACACGAATATGAAAGGGTATGCGATCTCGGCTGCGGCTCCGGTGCCTTCAGCCTTGCCTTTGCCTATCTCGCCGACAATCCCAATCTCGAGCTTCGCGGCTTGGATGCCTCGGAAACCCAGCTTCTGCTCGGCGAAGAGCTCATGTCGGCTGCCGCGCTGCCGGGGCGCTTCCGGTTCGAGCGACGGAACCTGCCGGCACAGATCGGCTATCGTCCCGACCTGACGATCTCCTCCTATTGGTTCTGTGAAAACGAGCATGTGATCGCCGATCCGGCGCTGTTTGATCTCATGGTCGGGCGCGAGATGCTGATCGTCGACTATGAAAAGATTATCGACCGCATTGCGACCTCCCTTCCAAGAGGATTTCACGCGCTGGCGCGACATAGCGCCCTTGTCGAAATCCCCACCGCGCTAACCGATTTCGTCGCCCAGGAATGGGCAAGCGTCTACAGCATTCACATCAGCCGTACCACAGATTAG
- a CDS encoding adenylate/guanylate cyclase domain-containing protein produces the protein MRGKGTDTAMVTRAQQIGVVIGLAIVTALTILRASDPQLLRLARDLTFDQYQRLVPRAFENQPVRVVDIDEASLREFGQWPWPRNRIAALVDGLSDMGASAIAFDVLFAEPDRLSPRNVVRDVIGIDPALLGKLPDNDEIFSQSLSGRPVVLGFGLSNEGNYLPPVKAGFAYTGETPFGAPPAIKAATPLQPQLEANAAGLGHISLNPGASSAVVRAVPLFLSDGRQLYPNLALEALRVAQGASTYVLDAAPDTPNTLTRVKIGDFVVPITAAGELWLYVSPDTAERYISAAKVLSPGDASADIKTAIEGSIVFVGTSASGLQDVRTTALGENVPGVSIHAQIVEQILSGRFLSRPDWADGLEILSIAALGSLLVILTTFVNPAVALACGLLITFLALVASWVAFLYGGLLFDPLAPIVSGSITHFAATAFRFLVTDRERRDVRRAFGHYLSPSLLHRIEHTRNALRLGGDERELTVMFVDVRNFTQISEEMTPSAVVAFLNTLLDALSHHVIANDGTLDKFIGDSIMAFWNAPVDVSDHAGRAVRAALGMRETLARLNNSDAFGFGNARRVGIGIGIHTGLACVGNMGAETRFNYTAVGDAVNIAARIESACKDIDFDILVSEPTAGLLPDCALLEAGALTLKGKSMRTKLFAVVGDARLAGSAEFVELQAMHRQLVDALRTRSTSSRKLVSAAKLKAQAAATGLLRGFYSQISRRAGHFADETSDKAADI, from the coding sequence ATGCGGGGCAAGGGGACCGACACCGCAATGGTGACGCGTGCGCAGCAAATTGGCGTCGTTATCGGCCTGGCCATCGTCACGGCATTGACGATCCTGCGGGCAAGTGATCCTCAATTGCTGAGGCTCGCCCGCGATTTGACGTTCGACCAGTATCAGCGCCTGGTGCCCCGCGCCTTCGAGAACCAGCCTGTCCGCGTCGTCGACATAGACGAAGCCTCACTACGCGAGTTCGGTCAATGGCCTTGGCCGAGAAACCGGATTGCCGCCCTCGTGGACGGGCTGTCCGATATGGGTGCGTCGGCCATCGCCTTCGATGTCCTCTTCGCAGAGCCCGACCGTTTGTCGCCTCGCAACGTCGTTCGCGACGTCATCGGCATCGATCCCGCACTGCTGGGCAAGCTACCGGATAATGATGAGATTTTTTCCCAATCGCTATCCGGAAGGCCGGTGGTTCTAGGTTTTGGCCTCTCCAACGAGGGAAACTATCTGCCGCCGGTCAAGGCAGGGTTCGCTTATACCGGCGAAACTCCCTTCGGTGCGCCGCCCGCGATCAAGGCCGCGACGCCGCTGCAGCCGCAATTGGAAGCCAATGCCGCGGGCCTCGGCCATATCAGCCTCAATCCGGGCGCGTCATCGGCGGTGGTGCGCGCGGTTCCGCTTTTCCTCAGCGACGGCAGGCAGCTTTACCCCAATCTCGCGCTCGAAGCGCTCCGTGTCGCACAGGGGGCCTCCACCTACGTACTGGATGCAGCACCGGACACGCCGAATACCCTGACCCGAGTGAAAATCGGGGATTTCGTCGTGCCGATAACGGCGGCTGGAGAGCTTTGGCTCTATGTGAGCCCCGACACCGCGGAACGGTATATTTCGGCAGCGAAGGTACTTTCGCCCGGGGATGCCTCCGCCGATATCAAAACCGCCATCGAAGGCAGCATCGTTTTCGTCGGGACCTCTGCTTCCGGCCTCCAGGATGTCCGCACGACAGCGCTGGGTGAAAACGTGCCGGGTGTCTCCATCCATGCGCAGATCGTCGAGCAGATCCTTTCAGGCCGCTTCCTGTCCCGGCCGGATTGGGCGGACGGACTGGAAATCCTGTCCATCGCCGCCTTGGGCAGCCTTCTGGTGATCCTCACCACCTTCGTCAATCCGGCCGTCGCCCTTGCGTGCGGCCTGCTGATTACCTTTCTTGCCCTTGTGGCCTCCTGGGTTGCCTTCCTCTATGGGGGGCTTCTCTTCGACCCGCTGGCGCCGATCGTCTCCGGATCGATCACGCATTTCGCCGCGACGGCGTTCCGCTTTCTGGTGACCGATCGGGAACGGCGCGACGTGCGGCGGGCTTTCGGGCACTATCTCTCACCATCGCTGCTCCATCGCATCGAGCATACGCGCAACGCGCTGCGCCTTGGAGGAGATGAACGCGAGCTGACCGTCATGTTCGTCGATGTGCGAAACTTCACCCAGATCAGCGAGGAGATGACCCCGAGCGCCGTCGTCGCGTTTCTGAACACGCTGCTCGATGCGCTGAGCCATCATGTCATCGCCAATGACGGGACGCTCGACAAATTCATCGGTGACTCGATCATGGCCTTCTGGAACGCTCCCGTCGATGTCTCCGATCATGCCGGCAGGGCCGTGCGTGCGGCGCTCGGCATGCGGGAAACGCTCGCCCGCCTCAACAACAGCGATGCGTTCGGTTTCGGAAACGCGCGGCGGGTCGGAATAGGGATCGGCATACATACGGGGCTTGCATGCGTCGGCAATATGGGTGCCGAGACCCGCTTCAATTACACCGCGGTCGGCGATGCCGTGAACATTGCCGCACGTATCGAATCCGCCTGCAAGGACATCGATTTCGACATTCTTGTATCCGAACCGACAGCGGGCTTGCTGCCCGATTGCGCTCTGCTGGAAGCGGGAGCGCTGACGCTGAAAGGTAAGAGCATGCGAACCAAACTCTTTGCGGTGGTCGGCGATGCGCGCCTGGCGGGATCAGCCGAATTTGTCGAACTTCAGGCCATGCACAGGCAGCTTGTCGATGCCCTGCGAACACGGTCGACGAGTAGCCGCAAACTTGTCAGCGCGGCAAAACTCAAGGCGCAGGCTGCGGCAACGGGATTATTGCGGGGTTTTTACAGCCAGATTTCGCGTCGAGCCGGACACTTCGCCGACGAAACTTCAGACAAGGCGGCCGACATCTAG
- a CDS encoding FecR domain-containing protein — protein sequence MSYLRHAATVALSVTLLAPLSSRAAEKVGQAVLIKTEVTGEGGPLAVDDAVHRDERIRTSLSGLGQFTFRDGTKLAVGAGSSVVIDKFVFDDSGSVKKLTVNAAKGTFRWMSGNSNHSAYQIVTPAGTIGVRGTVFDFYVGANGTTAVVLLSGAAQFCGAGGCKQLKQQCDCVVAKRNGQISDPRRVNRDILKTLGNQRALPFLSGDQQLSGRMGFAGGGGCGLSTAMKDRPNGISPRSAPANNPAPAPHDTPNAPSPQQSPRAEAPATPHETPSTPDVSNPPSTPSTPSTPSMPDISGKPHEHDDDEGKHHDHHEHHDRHGRGDHGWGDHHGDDQDSEGDDGDHGDHDGGHHHR from the coding sequence ATGTCGTACCTGCGTCACGCCGCGACCGTTGCGCTGAGTGTCACGCTGCTCGCGCCGTTGTCTTCGCGAGCCGCCGAGAAGGTCGGCCAGGCGGTGCTGATTAAAACCGAAGTTACCGGCGAAGGCGGTCCGCTCGCGGTCGATGATGCCGTGCATCGCGACGAGCGAATTCGGACTTCCCTTTCGGGTCTCGGCCAGTTCACCTTTCGGGACGGCACGAAACTAGCTGTGGGAGCCGGCTCGTCTGTCGTCATCGATAAATTCGTCTTCGACGACTCGGGCTCGGTCAAAAAGCTGACCGTAAATGCGGCAAAGGGCACTTTTCGTTGGATGAGCGGAAATTCGAACCACTCCGCCTATCAGATCGTGACTCCGGCCGGCACGATCGGCGTGCGCGGGACGGTATTCGATTTCTATGTCGGGGCCAATGGCACGACGGCAGTCGTTCTGTTGAGCGGCGCCGCGCAATTCTGCGGTGCCGGCGGCTGCAAGCAGTTGAAGCAGCAATGCGACTGCGTCGTTGCAAAACGCAACGGTCAGATCAGCGATCCGCGCCGGGTCAACCGCGATATTCTCAAAACCCTCGGCAACCAGCGAGCCTTGCCGTTCTTGTCCGGCGATCAGCAGCTTTCGGGACGAATGGGTTTTGCCGGCGGCGGCGGATGCGGTCTGTCGACGGCGATGAAAGATCGGCCTAACGGTATATCTCCGCGCAGCGCTCCGGCGAATAATCCTGCTCCGGCGCCCCACGATACGCCGAACGCACCCAGCCCCCAGCAATCGCCACGCGCCGAGGCGCCCGCCACGCCGCACGAAACTCCCAGCACGCCGGATGTCTCAAATCCGCCAAGTACGCCAAGTACGCCAAGTACGCCAAGTATGCCCGACATATCAGGCAAACCGCACGAGCACGATGACGACGAAGGCAAGCATCACGATCACCATGAGCATCACGACCGTCATGGCAGAGGTGACCACGGATGGGGCGATCATCATGGAGACGACCAGGACAGCGAGGGCGATGACGGCGATCATGGCGATCACGACGGCGGACATCACCATCGATAG
- a CDS encoding cold-shock protein, producing the protein MPTGKVKFFNSDKGFGFIEPETGGADVFVHVSALQYGDVLREGQSVSYDLGQDRKTGKSKAENVRPL; encoded by the coding sequence ATGCCTACTGGTAAAGTTAAGTTTTTCAACAGCGACAAGGGCTTCGGCTTCATCGAGCCGGAAACGGGAGGAGCCGACGTGTTCGTGCATGTCTCCGCCTTGCAATATGGCGATGTGCTCAGAGAAGGGCAGTCCGTTTCCTATGATCTCGGCCAGGATCGAAAGACCGGCAAGTCGAAGGCGGAAAACGTCAGGCCGCTCTGA
- a CDS encoding GntR family transcriptional regulator encodes MTEFDEAGSIGQRIRLVLMDEISSGAIRPGTSLDEATLSSRFGASRTPVREALRQLEAIGLVEIRPRRGATVLPLTLPRLMEMFEVTAEMECMCVRLATHRITGMERAVLAEIHERSELAAKANDFEQYDKLNLSFHETLYRSAHNEFLFDELMRLRARLLPFRRTQLRQPKRLTASFLEHEAILRAMMRGDATEAALIMREHMLNAALALARYMEIGEGAA; translated from the coding sequence ATGACGGAATTTGACGAAGCTGGATCGATCGGTCAGCGCATTAGACTGGTTCTGATGGATGAGATTTCCTCTGGTGCCATAAGGCCTGGCACAAGCTTGGACGAAGCAACGCTGAGTAGCCGCTTTGGCGCTTCTCGCACCCCGGTAAGGGAAGCCCTGCGTCAACTCGAGGCGATCGGCCTAGTTGAGATTCGCCCGCGACGCGGCGCAACGGTCCTGCCGCTGACCTTGCCGCGGCTGATGGAGATGTTCGAAGTGACCGCGGAGATGGAATGCATGTGCGTCCGTCTGGCAACGCATCGCATAACAGGCATGGAACGCGCGGTTCTGGCTGAAATTCACGAGCGTTCCGAGCTTGCGGCGAAAGCGAACGATTTCGAACAGTATGACAAGCTCAATTTATCCTTCCACGAAACATTGTATCGCAGCGCGCATAACGAGTTTCTGTTTGATGAATTGATGCGGCTTCGTGCAAGGCTGCTGCCATTCCGCAGAACGCAGCTGCGTCAACCGAAGCGATTGACCGCTTCATTCCTTGAGCACGAGGCGATCTTGCGAGCAATGATGCGCGGCGATGCAACGGAAGCGGCTTTGATCATGCGCGAGCACATGCTGAACGCCGCTCTGGCATTGGCACGCTATATGGAAATCGGCGAGGGAGCCGCATAA
- the madM gene encoding malonate transporter subunit MadM has protein sequence MEILKHGLTANSLLTAFAIVGLVMWLSNAISKHVLFGRVHGSAIAIVLGLAAAFAAGLWTGGEKGVVDIPILSGIGLMGGAMLRDFAIVATAFEVDVAQARKAGAVGALALGLGTVLPFIVGSLLAVAFGYTDAISTTTIGAGAITYIVGPVTGAALGANSAVIALSIATGVFKAVLVMVGTPIVAKAIGLDNPRSAMVFGGLMGTVSGVSGGLAATDRRLVPYGALTATFHTGLGCLVAPSILYLAVRAIAGG, from the coding sequence ATGGAGATCCTGAAACACGGTTTGACCGCCAACAGCCTGCTCACCGCGTTTGCGATCGTCGGATTGGTCATGTGGCTGTCGAATGCCATTTCGAAACATGTCCTGTTCGGCCGCGTTCACGGCTCGGCTATCGCAATCGTTCTGGGGCTCGCCGCGGCCTTTGCCGCTGGTCTGTGGACCGGAGGCGAAAAAGGGGTTGTGGATATTCCCATCCTCAGCGGCATCGGCCTGATGGGCGGAGCCATGCTGCGCGATTTCGCCATCGTCGCCACGGCTTTTGAAGTGGACGTTGCCCAGGCTCGCAAGGCTGGCGCTGTCGGTGCGCTTGCCCTTGGCCTCGGCACGGTTCTTCCGTTCATCGTCGGCTCCCTGCTCGCCGTGGCTTTCGGTTACACGGATGCCATATCCACCACCACGATCGGCGCCGGTGCCATAACCTACATCGTCGGCCCCGTGACGGGGGCGGCTTTGGGTGCAAACTCGGCTGTAATCGCGCTGTCCATCGCGACCGGTGTTTTCAAGGCAGTCCTTGTCATGGTCGGAACACCGATCGTCGCCAAGGCGATCGGCCTTGACAATCCTCGCAGCGCCATGGTGTTCGGTGGCCTGATGGGAACCGTCAGCGGCGTGTCGGGCGGCTTGGCGGCGACCGATCGTCGCCTCGTTCCCTATGGCGCACTGACGGCAACGTTTCATACGGGGCTGGGCTGCCTTGTTGCACCTTCGATCCTTTATCTTGCCGTACGGGCGATTGCAGGCGGCTGA
- the madL gene encoding malonate transporter subunit MadL, protein MMISGVAMLALCTLLGSVLGDLLGVALGVKANVGGVGIAMILLIATRLWLSRRGLLTLPLKLGVEFWGALYIPIVVAMAAQQNVLVAARSGPLVLIAGIVTVFVCFATVALMSRIGERGETMDEIEARARGELAASGNAA, encoded by the coding sequence ATGATGATCTCCGGTGTCGCAATGCTTGCCCTTTGCACTCTCCTGGGGAGCGTCCTTGGCGATCTCTTAGGCGTGGCGCTTGGCGTGAAGGCGAATGTCGGCGGTGTCGGCATTGCTATGATCCTGCTCATCGCCACGCGGCTGTGGCTGAGCAGACGAGGCTTATTGACGCTTCCGCTCAAACTCGGCGTCGAATTCTGGGGCGCTCTCTACATTCCGATTGTTGTCGCCATGGCGGCGCAGCAGAACGTGTTGGTGGCTGCGCGCAGCGGTCCGCTGGTGCTGATTGCCGGCATCGTAACGGTTTTCGTTTGCTTCGCGACCGTCGCGCTGATGAGCCGTATCGGCGAGAGAGGCGAAACGATGGATGAAATCGAAGCGAGGGCCAGGGGTGAGCTTGCCGCCTCCGGCAACGCGGCCTGA
- the mdcA gene encoding malonate decarboxylase subunit alpha, which translates to MRDWNTKGRDRQTRLEAGQRFSAGKLVDPQHLVAFLEAILKPGDRVCLEGDNQKQADLLAKALSKVDIARIHDLHMVQSGVVLPEHLDIFESGVARRLDFSYSGPQSARIARMMFGGQIELGAVHTYLELFARYFIDLTPQVALIAAVSADKAGNLYTGPNTEDTPTVVEATSFGKGLVIAQVGEIVDRVPRVDIPADQVHFVVNAKRPFYVEPLFTRDPAAITETQILTAMLAIKGLYAPYGVRRLNHGIGFNTAAIELLLPTYGERLGLRGKVCTHWALNPHPTLIPAIEAGWVEQIHCFGSEVGMENYMRARPDIFFTGPDGSLRSNRAFCQTAGLYACDMFIGSTLQIDLSGNSSTVTGSRVAGFGGAPNMGSDARGRRHPSEAWLRAGSEADPAAATPALRRGRKLVVQIGETFGDGMVPMFVERLAALDLADKLQLDLAPVMVYGDDVTHIVTEEGIANLLLCRDGQEREQAIRGVAGYTEVGRARDRKMVEHLRQRKVIQRPEDLGIDPLDADRSLLAAHSIKDLMLASGGLYRPPSRFRNW; encoded by the coding sequence ATGCGAGATTGGAACACAAAGGGTCGCGACAGACAGACACGTCTCGAAGCCGGCCAGCGTTTCTCCGCCGGCAAGCTTGTCGACCCGCAGCACCTCGTCGCTTTCCTGGAAGCGATCCTGAAGCCGGGTGATCGAGTTTGCCTTGAGGGCGACAACCAGAAGCAGGCCGACTTGCTGGCCAAGGCGCTGTCCAAAGTCGATATCGCCAGGATACACGACCTGCATATGGTGCAGTCGGGCGTGGTCTTGCCTGAGCATCTCGATATTTTCGAAAGCGGCGTCGCCCGACGGCTCGATTTTTCCTATTCCGGCCCGCAGTCGGCCCGCATCGCCCGCATGATGTTCGGCGGCCAGATCGAACTAGGTGCCGTTCACACCTATCTGGAACTCTTCGCCCGCTACTTTATTGACCTGACGCCACAGGTGGCGCTCATCGCCGCGGTCAGCGCGGACAAGGCGGGAAACCTCTACACCGGGCCGAATACGGAAGACACGCCAACGGTCGTAGAGGCGACGAGCTTCGGCAAGGGACTGGTCATCGCCCAGGTGGGCGAAATCGTCGATCGCGTGCCGCGCGTCGACATTCCCGCCGACCAGGTTCATTTCGTAGTGAACGCCAAGCGCCCCTTCTATGTGGAACCGCTGTTCACGCGCGATCCTGCGGCGATCACCGAAACGCAGATCCTAACGGCAATGCTGGCTATCAAGGGGCTGTACGCTCCCTATGGTGTGCGCCGCCTGAACCACGGTATCGGCTTCAATACCGCTGCCATCGAGCTGCTGTTACCGACATACGGCGAACGACTGGGATTGAGGGGCAAGGTCTGCACGCACTGGGCGCTGAACCCTCACCCCACCCTGATCCCCGCCATCGAAGCCGGGTGGGTGGAGCAGATCCATTGCTTCGGGTCCGAAGTGGGCATGGAAAACTATATGCGGGCCCGCCCCGACATTTTTTTCACCGGGCCTGACGGCTCCCTGCGCTCCAACCGTGCCTTCTGCCAGACCGCCGGACTTTATGCCTGCGACATGTTCATCGGCTCGACCTTGCAGATCGATCTTTCCGGCAACAGCTCGACCGTGACCGGCAGCCGGGTCGCCGGTTTCGGCGGCGCCCCCAATATGGGATCGGACGCGCGCGGCCGGCGCCACCCGAGCGAAGCCTGGTTGCGTGCCGGCAGCGAAGCCGACCCCGCCGCAGCCACCCCTGCCCTGCGCCGCGGCCGCAAGCTGGTCGTCCAGATCGGCGAAACCTTCGGCGACGGCATGGTGCCGATGTTCGTCGAGCGTCTGGCCGCCCTCGATCTCGCCGACAAGCTGCAGCTCGATCTGGCTCCTGTCATGGTTTACGGTGATGACGTGACCCATATCGTGACGGAAGAAGGGATCGCCAACCTGCTGCTGTGCCGCGACGGGCAAGAGCGGGAGCAGGCGATCCGGGGCGTGGCTGGCTACACCGAGGTCGGCCGTGCCCGAGATCGTAAGATGGTGGAGCATCTGCGACAGCGCAAAGTCATCCAGCGTCCCGAAGACCTTGGAATAGATCCGTTGGATGCCGATCGCAGCCTGCTGGCTGCCCATTCCATCAAGGATCTGATGCTTGCCTCCGGCGGCCTGTACAGGCCGCCTTCCCGGTTCCGCAATTGGTAA
- the mdcC gene encoding malonate decarboxylase acyl carrier protein, producing the protein MENLLYELKSTQTGGTRAVALVGVVASGNLEILLERREAPDRCVIEIATPAHGFSELWAAVTEDFAARSAAGGLRITINDGGARPDMVALRLAQGVRLMEKPE; encoded by the coding sequence ATGGAAAACCTGCTCTATGAACTGAAATCGACGCAGACCGGCGGAACCCGTGCCGTCGCCCTGGTGGGCGTCGTTGCTTCGGGTAACCTCGAAATATTGCTTGAACGGCGGGAGGCGCCCGACCGATGCGTCATCGAGATCGCAACGCCGGCCCATGGTTTCAGCGAGCTGTGGGCGGCGGTTACCGAGGATTTCGCGGCACGCTCCGCCGCCGGCGGTCTGCGCATCACGATCAATGATGGCGGCGCGCGCCCGGATATGGTGGCGCTGCGCCTGGCCCAGGGCGTGCGGCTGATGGAGAAGCCAGAATGA
- a CDS encoding biotin-independent malonate decarboxylase subunit beta, with the protein MNNPHTLRRSWYEESARGRLLHLLDADSFAEFLGPERRETSPHLALFDLPRQFDDGIIVGSGRIDSRPALVAAQEGRFMGGAIGEVHGAKLTGLLHAAAKMRRDTVILFDTGGVRLQEANAGELAISEIIRAVLDARSEGARVIGLLGGRAGCYGGGSLIAGCCSALVISEQGRLSVSGPEVIETNKGVEEFDSRDRALVWRTMGGKHRYLIGGADVFVEDDIAAFRAGAMAALQRPASLDETVLQAEQTRLEHRLRHFGDAHDATEIWARLRIEHPAEIPERDTETFLTTANIHRESADAAR; encoded by the coding sequence ATGAACAACCCCCACACGCTGCGCCGCAGCTGGTATGAAGAGTCCGCCCGCGGCCGGTTGTTGCATCTGCTCGACGCCGACAGCTTCGCCGAATTCCTAGGCCCGGAGCGGCGGGAGACGAGCCCTCATCTTGCGCTCTTCGATCTGCCTCGGCAGTTCGACGACGGCATCATCGTCGGTTCCGGCCGCATCGACAGCCGCCCCGCGCTGGTGGCCGCCCAGGAGGGGCGCTTCATGGGCGGCGCCATCGGCGAAGTGCATGGCGCCAAGCTGACGGGCTTGCTGCATGCCGCAGCTAAGATGCGGCGGGATACCGTCATTCTCTTCGATACGGGTGGCGTGCGCCTGCAGGAGGCCAATGCCGGTGAGCTGGCCATCTCCGAGATCATCCGCGCCGTGCTGGACGCGCGATCCGAGGGTGCGCGCGTCATCGGTCTTCTTGGCGGCCGGGCCGGCTGCTACGGCGGCGGCAGCCTGATTGCCGGCTGCTGTTCGGCACTCGTCATCTCCGAGCAGGGGCGCCTGTCCGTTTCCGGGCCGGAGGTCATCGAGACGAACAAAGGCGTGGAAGAATTCGACTCCCGCGACCGGGCACTGGTCTGGCGAACCATGGGCGGCAAGCATCGCTACCTGATTGGCGGAGCCGATGTCTTCGTCGAGGACGATATCGCCGCGTTCCGAGCCGGTGCGATGGCGGCGCTGCAACGGCCAGCCAGTTTGGATGAGACGGTGCTGCAAGCAGAACAGACGCGGCTCGAACATCGATTGCGCCATTTTGGCGATGCCCATGATGCCACCGAGATATGGGCGCGGCTGCGGATTGAGCATCCCGCCGAAATACCGGAGCGGGACACCGAGACTTTCCTGACCACAGCCAATATTCATCGGGAGAGCGCCGATGCAGCTCGCTGA
- a CDS encoding biotin-independent malonate decarboxylase subunit gamma: MQLADILSSLFPAGHEAAQADGLVTGWGRLDQQNRIDLIGIADKTYPGVDEAVAMAAHILSVARRPGGSPLLFLVDSGSQRMSRRDELLGLSEALAHLAKALWLAEHAGHRTVGLLYGGSAAGAFIATALACGSLVALPTAWPEVMDLPSMARVTKLPLATLKEKAETTPVFAPGLDNLLATGAIAEVWDPAVSLNAQLAALLAKPVSSDLRARLGADRGGRPKAAMIAAEVERLALIHD, from the coding sequence ATGCAGCTCGCTGATATCCTTTCCTCACTCTTTCCCGCCGGCCACGAGGCGGCGCAGGCGGATGGGCTCGTGACCGGCTGGGGCCGGTTGGACCAACAAAATCGGATCGATCTGATCGGCATTGCCGATAAGACCTATCCGGGCGTCGACGAGGCGGTAGCGATGGCCGCACATATCCTTTCGGTCGCTCGGCGGCCGGGCGGCTCGCCCCTGTTATTCCTGGTCGATTCCGGCAGCCAACGGATGAGCCGGCGTGATGAACTCCTGGGCCTCAGCGAGGCGCTGGCACACCTGGCGAAAGCCCTATGGCTGGCGGAGCATGCCGGGCATCGGACGGTCGGCCTTCTCTATGGCGGCAGCGCTGCCGGCGCCTTCATTGCCACCGCATTGGCCTGCGGCTCGCTGGTTGCCCTGCCGACCGCCTGGCCCGAGGTCATGGATCTGCCATCCATGGCCCGCGTAACCAAGCTGCCGCTCGCCACCCTGAAGGAAAAGGCCGAGACAACGCCCGTCTTCGCGCCCGGCCTCGATAATCTTCTTGCCACCGGCGCCATAGCGGAAGTCTGGGATCCGGCCGTCTCTTTGAACGCTCAACTCGCAGCACTTCTCGCCAAGCCCGTTTCGAGTGATCTGCGGGCGCGATTGGGCGCCGATCGAGGCGGCCGGCCAAAAGCTGCCATGATTGCAGCCGAAGTAGAGCGGCTGGCTCTGATCCATGATTGA
- the mdcG gene encoding malonate decarboxylase holo-[acyl-carrier-protein] synthase produces the protein MIDVAALRRHDLAYVSSEAWPGLLRGQVEGELEPDLLAWAALGRPAIFRRRICADPMDTLPLGLPLPPGMGRKRLALSCPPVAVIRTAPPPLLKDVLAAAPARWRPTIDALLEAVPSCRCFGSLAWQYLTGLSYLTGTSDLDLLVECRASTDAARAAALLDAIAERAPMRIDAELITPSGTAVQWREWLSGNPEILIKSHAGSALIAREALFA, from the coding sequence ATGATTGATGTCGCCGCCCTCCGCCGCCACGATCTCGCCTATGTGTCCTCCGAAGCATGGCCCGGCCTGCTGCGCGGCCAGGTCGAGGGGGAATTGGAGCCCGATCTGCTTGCTTGGGCGGCATTGGGACGACCGGCAATTTTCCGTCGTCGAATCTGCGCCGACCCGATGGACACCCTACCCTTGGGCCTGCCTCTGCCTCCGGGCATGGGACGCAAACGGCTTGCTCTTTCCTGCCCGCCAGTTGCCGTGATACGGACGGCGCCTCCTCCTCTATTGAAGGATGTGCTGGCCGCGGCGCCGGCTCGATGGCGCCCGACCATTGACGCGCTCCTGGAGGCAGTCCCCTCGTGTCGCTGTTTCGGAAGTCTGGCTTGGCAATATCTGACGGGCCTTTCCTATCTGACCGGCACGTCCGATCTCGATCTTTTAGTCGAGTGTCGCGCGAGCACGGATGCGGCGCGCGCAGCAGCCTTACTCGACGCGATTGCCGAACGCGCGCCGATGCGTATCGACGCTGAATTGATCACGCCTTCCGGCACAGCCGTGCAATGGCGGGAATGGCTATCTGGAAATCCGGAGATCTTGATCAAATCCCATGCCGGATCGGCCTTGATTGCGCGGGAGGCGCTCTTTGCATGA